In Phyllopteryx taeniolatus isolate TA_2022b chromosome 22, UOR_Ptae_1.2, whole genome shotgun sequence, one DNA window encodes the following:
- the atxn10 gene encoding ataxin-10: MKKVNMAAATNAGDISASIARILNEKHRPEHLETLKTFTTALREQEYRDVVDGEAFSTLLKVLSRLSDTLQAASATHQDLKSIALQLQLAGECFRALRNSCVQSARNQSLLRELGLIDVSIQLLKFLHTTLKSGDGVFESLRCGVQFLGNLAVGNQLCKDDIWRLSFPGLLLPLLNIDDEKTVSYASMVLHTCLDEAKVEELAQLQNIQLALRVMELCRTQPELDWTVLIATQHFLKSSALVENMYSAMSPNERLTLLELISAQLSGGESVDSGIPAGVARFLASSFQKGCGAVLSLATGSASNDEVLQEALTVISLLDVLCEMTSHQGQFMFLQDHPDLLVTTIELLKQVHTIGKSSKNIFSSAQNFDALVDEEKDPSSQSPVTSFKAHLIRLIANLCYTHSANQNKVRELEGIPLILDNCRIDSNNPFISQWSILAMRNLFDHNLKNQELLASMERCGDADYSALKDLGFRVEERDGTLLLRPTKKDV; the protein is encoded by the exons ATGAAGAAGGTAAACATGGCAGCCGCTACCAACGCCGGTGACATTTCAGCGTCTATCGCGcgtattttgaatgaaaaacatcgGCCCGAACACTTGGAGACTCTCAAAACGTTTACAACCGCGTTACGGGAGCAGGAATACAG GGATGTTGTGGACGGAGAGGCTTTCTCCACTCTTCTGAAGGTCTTATCCCGACTGAGTGACACGCTCCAAGCAGCCAGCGCCACCCATCAGGACCTGAAATCCATCGCCTTGCAGCTGCAGCTCGCCGGCGAGTGCTTCCGGGCCCTGAGGAACTCCTGTGTACAAAGTGCTCGCAACCAGAGCCTCCTCAG GGAACTTGGTTTGATTGATGTTTCAATTCAGCTCCTGAAATTCCTTCACACAACTTTGAAAAGCGGGGATGGCGTCTTTGAGT CTCTGCGTTGTGGGGTCCAGTTTCTTGGTAATCTCGCTGTGGGGAACCAGCTTTGTAAAGATGACATTTGGCGGCTGAGCTTTCCTGGTCTTCTCTT GCCGCTGCTCAATATAGACGATGAGAAGACGGTGAGCTACGCTTCCATGGTGCTCCACACGTGCCTGGATGAAGCCAAGGTGGAAGAACTGGCCCAGCTGCAGAACATCCAGCTGGCCCTCAGAGTGATGGAGCTCTGCCGAACCCAACCTGAGCTGGACTGGAC GGTTCTTATTGCAACTCAGCATTTTCTGAAGTCTTCAGCTCTGGTTGAAAACATGTACTCTGCAATGTCTCCCAATGAAag GCTAACCCTCTTAGAGCTGATCTCTGCCCAGCTAAGTGGCGGCGAGTCAGTGGATAGCGGCATCCCTGCCGGCGTGGCTCGCTTCCTCGCCTCCTCCTTCCAGAAAGGTTGCGGAGCCGTGCTGAGCCTCGCCACTGGCTCTGCCTCGAATGACGAG GTCCTGCAGGAGGCGCTGACAGTGATCAGTCTACTTGACGTGCTGTGTGAGATGACCTCACACCAAGGACAGTTCATGTTCCTACAGGACCATCCGGACCTCCTGGTGACCACCATCG AGCTCCTGAAGCAAGTTCACACCATTGGAAAGAGCAGTAAGAACATCTTCAGCTCCGCTCAGAACTTCGACGCCCTGGTCGACGAGGAGAAGGACCCGTCTAGCCAATCTCCCGTCACCAGCTTCAAGGCTCACCTCATCAGGCTCATCGCAAACTTGTGCTACACCCACTCTGCCAACCAGAACAAG GTGCGGGAACTGGAAGGTATCCCCCTCATTCTGGACAACTGCAGAATCGACAGCAACAACCCGT TCATCAGCCAGTGGTCTATTTTAGCCATGCGGAACCTCTTCGATCACAATCTGAAGAACCAGGAGCTGCTGGCCTCGATGGAGCGCTGCGGTGACGCCGACTACTCCGCGCTCAAGGACTTGGGCTTTCGTGTGGAGGAGCGGGATGGCACCTTGTTGCTTAGACCCACGAAGAAGGACGTATGA
- the LOC133472266 gene encoding fibulin-1-like isoform X1, whose translation MALWTIFLIMCAFTRGYAFLGSDDSTHPHTFYGCCEDGKQRARTLTNCNDLPYISHSHVCRLAQEQCCTAVVEDRLCEAGAFMAAWQGACERHFFLWKPWENKIAKGCCDCCMLGMASADQDLSCEITYMSLGKLCEHVAKRCCAKNYTEGLNSTAEVNGPTVPPENQVPASTIVPLVEADNCTVTNCSQDCIDNSVCTCYVGYRLRRDGITCEDINECLLNVHDCVAGQMCINTQGSFRCQRETSCGTGYELTDSNDCRDIDECALNIHNCGLSFECANNEGSFRCYPKEKCAEGFIQDAVGNCIDINECVAHPVPCQPGHTCVNTQGSFICRRSTITCGRGYHLNAEGTRCEDVDECQTGNVCRNHGCVNMVGTYRCNCNNGFVFNSVARLCEDINECRYYPKRLCAHKCINTEGSYECSCSAGFQLSLDGRNCEDVNECEDSPCSQECANVYGSYQCYCNYGYQLSDADGITCEDIDECALPTGSQVCTYQCFNAPGSFYCTCPSVGYTLASNGRTCQDIDECATGSHSCGATQACFNIHGGYRCLVFECPSYYRQQAHGSLNKDSVSVRCHKACHPNNFACMQDPVHIVTYNVLSLPTYRHVNQPEDIVFLRTSMRVQPPNSNVDVVFEILTTDNHFSFDVVKRYFQGYVIGVVRQVRPVAGPRDIELQVALNYIKSGYVSHRNIVVIYIVISQFWF comes from the exons ATGGCGCTGTGGACTATATTTCTAATTATGTGCGCGTTTACGCGCGGGTACG CCTTTTTAGGGTCCGACGACTCCACGCACCCTCACACGTTTTACGGCTGCTGCGAGGATGGCAAGCAAAGGGCTCGAACCTTAACGAACTGCAACGACCTCCCCTACATCTCCCACTCACACGTGTGCAG GCTGGCCCAGGAACAGTGCTGCACGGCGGTCGTGGAGGATCGGCTGTGCGAGGCCGGCGCCTTCATGGCCGCCTGGCAGGGGGCATGCGAGAGGCACTTCTTCCTCTGGAAGCCTTGGGAAAATAAAATCGCCAAG GGGTGTTGTGACTGCTGCATGTTGGGCATGGCGTCAGCGGACCAAGACCTGAGCTGCGAGATAACTTACATGTCATTGGGGAAATTGTGCGAGCATGTCGCGAAAAGATGCTGCGCCAAAAACTACACAGAGGGATTGAACTCTACTGCGGAAG tgaatGGTCCCACAGTGCCTCCAGAGAATCAAGTACCAGCCAGTACCATCGTACCTCTCGTGGAAGCAGACAACTGTACAG TCACGAATTGCTCCCAGGATTGTATTGACAACAGCGTCTGCACTTGTTACGTTGGTTATCGACTCCGACGCGACGGAATAACGTGTGAGG ATATTAATGAGTGCCTGCTTAATGTTCACGACTGCGTCGCCGGCCAAATGTGCATCAACACACAAGGCTCGTTCCGCTGCCAACGGGAAACCAGCTGCGGCACCGGGTACGAGCTCACGGACAGCAACGACTGCCGAG ACATTGATGAATGCGCTTTGAATATTCACAACTGCGGACTGAGCTTCGAGTGTGCCAACAATGAAGGTTCCTTCCGCTGTTACCcgaaggaaaagtgtgctgaaGGGTTCATTCAAGACGCCGTCGGCAACTGCATCG ACATCAACGAGTGCGTGGCCCACCCGGTTCCGTGCCAGCCCGGCCACACGTGCGTCAACACGCAGGGTTCGTTCATTTGCCGCAGGAGCACGATCACGTGCGGACGAGGCTACCACCTGAACGCAGAGGGCACACGCTGCGAAG ACGTAGACGAATGCCAGACGGGTAATGTGTGTCGGAACCACGGCTGCGTCAACATGGTGGGAACGTACCGCTGTAACTGCAATAACGGCTTTGTCTTCAACAGCGTCGCCAGGCTCTGCGAag ATATCAATGAATGTAGGTATTATCCCAAGAGGCTATGTGCCCACAAGTGCATAAACACAGAGGGGTCTTACGAGTGCAGCTGCTCCGCTGGTTTCCAACTATCCCTTGACGGCAGGAATTGCGAAG atgtCAACGAGTGTGAGGACAGCCCGTGCAGCCAGGAGTGCGCCAACGTCTACGGCTCCTACCAGTGCTACTGTAACTACGGTTACCAGCTTAGTGACGCTGACGGGATAACATGTGAAG ATATCGACGAGTGTGCGCTGCCCACCGGTAGCCAAGTGTGCACCTACCAATGCTTCAACGCCCCCGGAAGCTTCTACTGCACCTGTCCATccgtggggtacaccctggcctCGAATGGGCGCACATGCCAAG ATATTGACGAGTGCGCAACCGGGAGCCACTCTTGCGGCGCCACCCAGGCCTGCTTCAACATCCACGGAGGATACCGTTGTTTGGTCTTTGAGTGTCCATCCTACTACCGCCAACAAGCACACGG ATCGCTGAACAAGGACTCGGTCAGCGTGCGTTGCCACAAGGCCTGCCACCCCAACAACTTCGCCTGCATGCAAGACCCTGTCCACATTGTCACCTACAACGTCCTCTCGCTGCCCACCTACAGACACGTTAATCAACCCGAAG ATATAGTTTTTCTGCGGACGTCGATGCGGGTTCAACCCCCCAACAGCAACGTTGACGTCGTCTTTGAAATTCTGACGACAGACAACCACTTCTCATTCGACGTGGTGAAGCGCTATTTTCAGGGTTATGTCATTG GTGTGGTGCGCCAGGTGAGGCCAGTTGCCGGGCCCCGGGACATTGAGCTACAGGTGGCCTTGAACTACATCAAGTCGGGATACGTCTCGCACCGCAACATTGTCGTTATTTACATCGTCATCTCCCAGTTCTGGTTCTGA
- the LOC133472266 gene encoding fibulin-1-like isoform X2 yields the protein MALWTIFLIMCAFTRGYGSDDSTHPHTFYGCCEDGKQRARTLTNCNDLPYISHSHVCRLAQEQCCTAVVEDRLCEAGAFMAAWQGACERHFFLWKPWENKIAKGCCDCCMLGMASADQDLSCEITYMSLGKLCEHVAKRCCAKNYTEGLNSTAEVNGPTVPPENQVPASTIVPLVEADNCTVTNCSQDCIDNSVCTCYVGYRLRRDGITCEDINECLLNVHDCVAGQMCINTQGSFRCQRETSCGTGYELTDSNDCRDIDECALNIHNCGLSFECANNEGSFRCYPKEKCAEGFIQDAVGNCIDINECVAHPVPCQPGHTCVNTQGSFICRRSTITCGRGYHLNAEGTRCEDVDECQTGNVCRNHGCVNMVGTYRCNCNNGFVFNSVARLCEDINECRYYPKRLCAHKCINTEGSYECSCSAGFQLSLDGRNCEDVNECEDSPCSQECANVYGSYQCYCNYGYQLSDADGITCEDIDECALPTGSQVCTYQCFNAPGSFYCTCPSVGYTLASNGRTCQDIDECATGSHSCGATQACFNIHGGYRCLVFECPSYYRQQAHGSLNKDSVSVRCHKACHPNNFACMQDPVHIVTYNVLSLPTYRHVNQPEDIVFLRTSMRVQPPNSNVDVVFEILTTDNHFSFDVVKRYFQGYVIGVVRQVRPVAGPRDIELQVALNYIKSGYVSHRNIVVIYIVISQFWF from the exons ATGGCGCTGTGGACTATATTTCTAATTATGTGCGCGTTTACGCGCGGGTACG GGTCCGACGACTCCACGCACCCTCACACGTTTTACGGCTGCTGCGAGGATGGCAAGCAAAGGGCTCGAACCTTAACGAACTGCAACGACCTCCCCTACATCTCCCACTCACACGTGTGCAG GCTGGCCCAGGAACAGTGCTGCACGGCGGTCGTGGAGGATCGGCTGTGCGAGGCCGGCGCCTTCATGGCCGCCTGGCAGGGGGCATGCGAGAGGCACTTCTTCCTCTGGAAGCCTTGGGAAAATAAAATCGCCAAG GGGTGTTGTGACTGCTGCATGTTGGGCATGGCGTCAGCGGACCAAGACCTGAGCTGCGAGATAACTTACATGTCATTGGGGAAATTGTGCGAGCATGTCGCGAAAAGATGCTGCGCCAAAAACTACACAGAGGGATTGAACTCTACTGCGGAAG tgaatGGTCCCACAGTGCCTCCAGAGAATCAAGTACCAGCCAGTACCATCGTACCTCTCGTGGAAGCAGACAACTGTACAG TCACGAATTGCTCCCAGGATTGTATTGACAACAGCGTCTGCACTTGTTACGTTGGTTATCGACTCCGACGCGACGGAATAACGTGTGAGG ATATTAATGAGTGCCTGCTTAATGTTCACGACTGCGTCGCCGGCCAAATGTGCATCAACACACAAGGCTCGTTCCGCTGCCAACGGGAAACCAGCTGCGGCACCGGGTACGAGCTCACGGACAGCAACGACTGCCGAG ACATTGATGAATGCGCTTTGAATATTCACAACTGCGGACTGAGCTTCGAGTGTGCCAACAATGAAGGTTCCTTCCGCTGTTACCcgaaggaaaagtgtgctgaaGGGTTCATTCAAGACGCCGTCGGCAACTGCATCG ACATCAACGAGTGCGTGGCCCACCCGGTTCCGTGCCAGCCCGGCCACACGTGCGTCAACACGCAGGGTTCGTTCATTTGCCGCAGGAGCACGATCACGTGCGGACGAGGCTACCACCTGAACGCAGAGGGCACACGCTGCGAAG ACGTAGACGAATGCCAGACGGGTAATGTGTGTCGGAACCACGGCTGCGTCAACATGGTGGGAACGTACCGCTGTAACTGCAATAACGGCTTTGTCTTCAACAGCGTCGCCAGGCTCTGCGAag ATATCAATGAATGTAGGTATTATCCCAAGAGGCTATGTGCCCACAAGTGCATAAACACAGAGGGGTCTTACGAGTGCAGCTGCTCCGCTGGTTTCCAACTATCCCTTGACGGCAGGAATTGCGAAG atgtCAACGAGTGTGAGGACAGCCCGTGCAGCCAGGAGTGCGCCAACGTCTACGGCTCCTACCAGTGCTACTGTAACTACGGTTACCAGCTTAGTGACGCTGACGGGATAACATGTGAAG ATATCGACGAGTGTGCGCTGCCCACCGGTAGCCAAGTGTGCACCTACCAATGCTTCAACGCCCCCGGAAGCTTCTACTGCACCTGTCCATccgtggggtacaccctggcctCGAATGGGCGCACATGCCAAG ATATTGACGAGTGCGCAACCGGGAGCCACTCTTGCGGCGCCACCCAGGCCTGCTTCAACATCCACGGAGGATACCGTTGTTTGGTCTTTGAGTGTCCATCCTACTACCGCCAACAAGCACACGG ATCGCTGAACAAGGACTCGGTCAGCGTGCGTTGCCACAAGGCCTGCCACCCCAACAACTTCGCCTGCATGCAAGACCCTGTCCACATTGTCACCTACAACGTCCTCTCGCTGCCCACCTACAGACACGTTAATCAACCCGAAG ATATAGTTTTTCTGCGGACGTCGATGCGGGTTCAACCCCCCAACAGCAACGTTGACGTCGTCTTTGAAATTCTGACGACAGACAACCACTTCTCATTCGACGTGGTGAAGCGCTATTTTCAGGGTTATGTCATTG GTGTGGTGCGCCAGGTGAGGCCAGTTGCCGGGCCCCGGGACATTGAGCTACAGGTGGCCTTGAACTACATCAAGTCGGGATACGTCTCGCACCGCAACATTGTCGTTATTTACATCGTCATCTCCCAGTTCTGGTTCTGA
- the LOC133472266 gene encoding fibulin-1-like isoform X3, producing MALWTIFLIMCAFTRGYAFLGSDDSTHPHTFYGCCEDGKQRARTLTNCNDLPYISHSHVCRLAQEQCCTAVVEDRLCEAGAFMAAWQGACERHFFLWKPWENKIAKGCCDCCMLGMASADQDLSCEITYMSLGKLCEHVAKRCCAKNYTEGLNSTAEVNGPTVPPENQVPASTIVPLVEADNCTVTNCSQDCIDNSVCTCYVGYRLRRDGITCEDINECLLNVHDCVAGQMCINTQGSFRCQRETSCGTGYELTDSNDCRDIDECALNIHNCGLSFECANNEGSFRCYPKEKCAEGFIQDAVGNCIDINECVAHPVPCQPGHTCVNTQGSFICRRSTITCGRGYHLNAEGTRCEDVDECQTGNVCRNHGCVNMVGTYRCNCNNGFVFNSVARLCEDINECRYYPKRLCAHKCINTEGSYECSCSAGFQLSLDGRNCEDVNECEDSPCSQECANVYGSYQCYCNYGYQLSDADGITCEDIDECALPTGSQVCTYQCFNAPGSFYCTCPSVGYTLASNGRTCQDIDECATGSHSCGATQACFNIHGGYRCLVFECPSYYRQQAHGRCKRVTCEFTRDPASCMSLPLRIAFYNVTLPANTPVPADIFRMSPSKPVPGEEMKLSIASGDEWGYFAAHGEVISLRRAVTEPLDFFLTVELRLTRFGTSHLYVAKIAVFVTQVLLSQPSRAWPL from the exons ATGGCGCTGTGGACTATATTTCTAATTATGTGCGCGTTTACGCGCGGGTACG CCTTTTTAGGGTCCGACGACTCCACGCACCCTCACACGTTTTACGGCTGCTGCGAGGATGGCAAGCAAAGGGCTCGAACCTTAACGAACTGCAACGACCTCCCCTACATCTCCCACTCACACGTGTGCAG GCTGGCCCAGGAACAGTGCTGCACGGCGGTCGTGGAGGATCGGCTGTGCGAGGCCGGCGCCTTCATGGCCGCCTGGCAGGGGGCATGCGAGAGGCACTTCTTCCTCTGGAAGCCTTGGGAAAATAAAATCGCCAAG GGGTGTTGTGACTGCTGCATGTTGGGCATGGCGTCAGCGGACCAAGACCTGAGCTGCGAGATAACTTACATGTCATTGGGGAAATTGTGCGAGCATGTCGCGAAAAGATGCTGCGCCAAAAACTACACAGAGGGATTGAACTCTACTGCGGAAG tgaatGGTCCCACAGTGCCTCCAGAGAATCAAGTACCAGCCAGTACCATCGTACCTCTCGTGGAAGCAGACAACTGTACAG TCACGAATTGCTCCCAGGATTGTATTGACAACAGCGTCTGCACTTGTTACGTTGGTTATCGACTCCGACGCGACGGAATAACGTGTGAGG ATATTAATGAGTGCCTGCTTAATGTTCACGACTGCGTCGCCGGCCAAATGTGCATCAACACACAAGGCTCGTTCCGCTGCCAACGGGAAACCAGCTGCGGCACCGGGTACGAGCTCACGGACAGCAACGACTGCCGAG ACATTGATGAATGCGCTTTGAATATTCACAACTGCGGACTGAGCTTCGAGTGTGCCAACAATGAAGGTTCCTTCCGCTGTTACCcgaaggaaaagtgtgctgaaGGGTTCATTCAAGACGCCGTCGGCAACTGCATCG ACATCAACGAGTGCGTGGCCCACCCGGTTCCGTGCCAGCCCGGCCACACGTGCGTCAACACGCAGGGTTCGTTCATTTGCCGCAGGAGCACGATCACGTGCGGACGAGGCTACCACCTGAACGCAGAGGGCACACGCTGCGAAG ACGTAGACGAATGCCAGACGGGTAATGTGTGTCGGAACCACGGCTGCGTCAACATGGTGGGAACGTACCGCTGTAACTGCAATAACGGCTTTGTCTTCAACAGCGTCGCCAGGCTCTGCGAag ATATCAATGAATGTAGGTATTATCCCAAGAGGCTATGTGCCCACAAGTGCATAAACACAGAGGGGTCTTACGAGTGCAGCTGCTCCGCTGGTTTCCAACTATCCCTTGACGGCAGGAATTGCGAAG atgtCAACGAGTGTGAGGACAGCCCGTGCAGCCAGGAGTGCGCCAACGTCTACGGCTCCTACCAGTGCTACTGTAACTACGGTTACCAGCTTAGTGACGCTGACGGGATAACATGTGAAG ATATCGACGAGTGTGCGCTGCCCACCGGTAGCCAAGTGTGCACCTACCAATGCTTCAACGCCCCCGGAAGCTTCTACTGCACCTGTCCATccgtggggtacaccctggcctCGAATGGGCGCACATGCCAAG ATATTGACGAGTGCGCAACCGGGAGCCACTCTTGCGGCGCCACCCAGGCCTGCTTCAACATCCACGGAGGATACCGTTGTTTGGTCTTTGAGTGTCCATCCTACTACCGCCAACAAGCACACGG CCGTTGCAAGCGCGTAACCTGCGAGTTCACGCGGGACCCCGCGTCGTGTATGTCGCTGCCCCTGAGAATCGCCTTCTACAACGTCACGCTCCCGGCCAACACGCCCGTCCCCGCCGACATCTTCCGGATGAGCCCTTCCAAACCTGTGCCCGGTGAAGAAATGAAGCTGAGCATAGCTTCCGGAGACGAGTGGGGCTACTTTGCGGCCCACGGGGAGGTCATCTCTCTGCGCCGCGCCGTGACCGAGCCTCTGGACTTTTTTTTGACCGTGGAATTGAGGCTGACTCGCTTCGGGACTTCACACCTGTATGTGGCCAAGATAGCCGTGTTTGTCACACAGGTGCTACTGAGCCAGCCCTCAAGAGCGTGGCCATTATAG
- the wnt7ba gene encoding protein Wnt-7b: MLIISSRSALLSVYYPQIFLILTSGSYLTLSSVVALGANIICNKIPGLAPRQRALCQSRPDAIIVIGEGAQLGINECQYQFRYGRWNCSALGERTVFGQELRVGSREAAFTYAITAAGVAHAVTTACSQGNLSQCGCDREKQGYHDREEGWKWGGCSADVKYGVEFSRRFVDAREIKKNARRLMNLHNNEAGRKILEERMKLECKCHGVSGSCTTKTCWITLPKFREIGYLIKERYGTAVQVEPVQASRLRQPSFLRLKEGRGYQKPTDNDLVYLERSPNYCEEDKATGSTGTRGRLCNETSAHTYGCNVMCCGRGYNTHHYTRVWQCNCKFHWCCVVRCNTCSEKSEVFTCK, encoded by the exons ATGCTCATCATCTCGTCTCGCAGCGCGCTGCTGTCCGTCTACTACCCGCAGatcttcctcatcctcaccAGCGGTAGCTACCT GACGTTGTCATCCGTGGTAGCTCTGGGTGCCAACATTATCTGCAACAAGATACCGGGCCTGGCGCCGCGCCAGCGGGCCCTCTGTCAGAGCCGCCCGGACGCCATCATCGTCATTGGGGAAGGCGCCCAGTTGGGCATCAACGAGTGCCAGTACCAGTTCCGCTACGGCCGCTGGAACTGCTCGGCCCTGGGCGAGAGGACGGTCTTCGGACAAGAGCTGAGAGTAG GTAGCCGGGAGGCGGCCTTCACGTACGCCATCACGGCTGCCGGTGTGGCCCACGCGGTGACCACAGCGTGTAGCCAGGGCAACCTGAGCCAATGCGGCTGCGACCGTGAGAAGCAGGGCTACCACGATCGCGAGGAGGGCTGGAAGTGGGGCGGCTGCTCGGCCGATGTCAAGTACGGTGTGGAGTTCTCGCGGCGCTTCGTGGACGCCCGTGAGATCAAGAAGAACGCCCGGCGCCTGATGAACCTGCACAACAACGAGGCAGGGCGGAAG ATCCTCGAAGAGAGGATGAAGCTGGAGTGCAAGTGCCACGGCGTTTCCGGTTCCTGCACCACAAAGACCTGCTGGATCACCCTGCCAAAGTTCAGAGAGATTGGTTACCTGATCAAGGAACGCTACGGCACAGCGGTTCAAGTCGAGCCAGTCCAGGCCTCCCGCCTCCGCCAGCCTTCCTTTCTACGACTCAAAGAAGGCCGGGGCTACCAGAAGCCTACCGACAACGACCTGGTATATCTGGAGCGCTCGCCCAACTACTGCGAGGAGGACAAAGCCACGGGGAGCACGGGGACGCGGGGTAGACTCTGCAACGAGACGTCCGCGCACACGTACGGGTGCAACGTGATGTGCTGCGGGCGGGGTTACAACACACACCACTACACGCGGGTCTGGCAGTGCAACTGCAAGTTCCACTGGTGCTGCGTTGTCAGGTGCAACACCTGCAGTGAGAAATCCGAAGTTTTTACCTGCAAGTAG